One genomic region from Syngnathus typhle isolate RoL2023-S1 ecotype Sweden linkage group LG17, RoL_Styp_1.0, whole genome shotgun sequence encodes:
- the LOC133170005 gene encoding fascin-2-like, with the protein MPTNGINKALKLQFGLINYENRYLTAEAFGFKVNASGTSMKKKQIWTLEQDEQDGQVVFLRSHLGRYLASDKDGKIMCGAESPDTECRFQIVPRSDGRWALQSESYLRYFGGSADYLSCFAQVIGEQELWAVHLALHPQASLLSVARKRYAHLSASDGEISVDSNIPWGVDSLVTLVYQDGKYSLKTCDGRFLSNDGKLVKGNTNATSFTLELKSGKLAFKDCDGKYLTPVGPTGTLRSGRCSKPGKDELFDLEESHPQVVFQAANNRFVSVKQGVSISANQDAETDMETFQMEIDKRSKKATFRTNGGSYWTLVTHGEIQSTASEVEINTMFDIEWRGQRVALKASNGKYVCTKKNGQLSAVSDAVGEDELFLMKLINRPMLILRGENGFVCHHKNSNTLNANRSVYDIFSLIFNDGAYNVQCVTGKFWYVSSSGLVCSDGDKAEDFFLEFLEHGRVAIKGSNGKYLRGDQGGTLMGDRTSVDASSLWEY; encoded by the exons ATGCCCACCAACGGAATCAACAAAGCCTTGAAGCTCCAGTTTGGGCTCATCAACTACGAAAACCGCTACCTAACAGCAGAGGCCTTTGGCTTCAAGGTGAACGCTTCTGGCACCAGTATGAAGAAGAAGCAGATCTGGACCTTGGAGCAGGACGAGCAGGACGGCCAGGTGGTTTTCCTTCGCAGTCACTTGGGACGTTACCTGGCGTCCGACAAGGACGGCAAGATTATGTGCGGGGCTGAAAGTCCCGACACCGAGTGCCGCTTTCAGATCGTCCCCCGGTCTGATGGCCGTTGGGCGCTACAGTCTGAGTCCTACCTCCGCTACTTTGGAGGCTCTGCCGACTACCTGTCCTGCTTTGCCCAGGTGATTGGCGAGCAGGAGTTGTGGGCGGTCCATTTGGCCTTGCACCCGCAGGCCAGTTTGCTGAGCGTGGCGCGGAAACGCTACGCTCACCTGTCAGCCTCCGACGGCGAGATCTCGGTGGACAGCAACATCCCCTGGGGGGTGGACTCCTTGGTCACCTTGGTCTACCAGGACGGCAAGTACAGCCTGAAAACCTGCGACGGGCGTTTCCTGAGTAATGATGGCAAACTCGTCAAGGGGAACACCAACGCGACCAGTTTCACGCTGGAGCTGAAATCAGGCAAGCTGGCCTTCAAGGACTGCGACGGCAAATATCTGACCCCGGTGGGTCCCACAGGAACGCTGCGATCCGGCCGATGCTCCAAGCCGGGCAAGGATGAGCTCTTTGACCTTGAAGAAAGCCACCCGCAAGTCGTCTTTCAAGCCGCCAATAACAGATTTGTCTCCGTCAAGCAAG GTGTGAGCATTTCAGCCAATCAGGACGCAGAAACAGACATGGAGACTTTCCAGATGGAAATTGACAAGAGGAGCAAAAAGGCCACGTTCAGGACAAACGGGGGATCCTACTGGACTCTTGTGACTCACGGAGAGATCCAGTCCACCGCATCAGAAGT AGAGATCAATACAATGTTCGACATCGAGTGGCGAGGCCAGCGAGTGGCTCTCAAGGCTAGTAACGGCAAATACGTCTGCACAAAGAAAAACGGGCAGCTCTCAGCAGTGAGCGATGCAGTAG GCGAGGATGAATTGTTTCTGATGAAGCTCATCAACCGACCCATGCTGATCCTTCGCGGAGAGAACGGCTTTGTGTGTCACCACAAGAACTCCAACACTCTCAACGCCAATCGATCGGTCTACGACATTTTCTCACTGATATTCAACGACGGAGCCTACAACGTGCAAT GTGTGACTGGAAAGTTCTGGTACGTCTCCAGTAGTGGCCTCGTGTGCTCGGACGGAGATAAGGCTGAAGATTTTTTCTTGGAGTTCCTGGAACACGGGCGAGTAGCTATCAAAGGTTCCAACGGGAAGTACCTTCGGGGAGACCAAGGAGGCACGCTGATGGGCGATCGCACTTCAGTTGATGCATCGTCTCTTTGGGAGTACTAA
- the LOC133170049 gene encoding transmembrane protein 235-like has product MRYGLVVLSAGFSGLLSFCCLAVSIGTDYWYIIDVNKPNYTDSEDLSSYSGLWRINEGSDKSSVISSFTANMSALSEVERHLLTLHKAVVIILPFGLVLLVFGWICGLVSSLAYSPKLLTVTAFHFLICSLFTLTGVSLYIEYSNKAMEEFRRIVAQEELAYVRVSFGWSFAMAWVSFTLELGAGLLLLMAAKITRMKGRYDCGGAVTL; this is encoded by the exons ATGAGGTACGGCTTGGTAGTTCTCTCTGCTGGCTTTTCGGGTTTGCTCAGTTTTTGCTGCCTCGCCGTGTCAATCGGAACTGATTATTGGTACATCATCGATGTGAATAAACCTAACTACACCGACTCCGAGGACCTGAGTTCCTACTCCGGACTGTGGAGAATTAATGAAG GATCAGACAAGAGTTCCGTCATCTCTTCCTTTACGGCAAACATGTCGGCCCTGTCTGAAGTGGAGCGGCACCTTCTCA ctCTGCACAAGGCGGTGGTCATCATATTGCCATTTGGATTAGTGTTGCTGGTGTTTGGTTGGATTTGCGGGCTCGTCAGTTCCTTGGCCTACAGCCCGAAGCTGTTGACCGTAACCGCATTCCACTTTCTCATCTGCA GTCTTTTTACCCTGACTGGCGTAAGCCTCTACATCGAATACTCCAACAAGGCCATGGAGGAGTTCCGGCGAATTGTGGCTCAGGAGGAGTTAGCTTATGTGAGGGTGTCGTTCGGCTGGTCTTTCGCCATGGCGTGGGTCTCCTTCACTTTGGAGCTGGGCGCCGGCCTTCTCCTCCTGATGGCCGCCAAAATCACCCGAATGAAAGGACGCTATGATTGTGGCGGCGCCGTCACTTTGTGA